In the Astatotilapia calliptera chromosome 5, fAstCal1.2, whole genome shotgun sequence genome, one interval contains:
- the grm2b gene encoding glutamate receptor, metabotropic 2b encodes MLSAVLCPKSQANSAHYWPLHVFLLELLIPGVLPSISRLPPSAKREIIVDGDLVIGGLFPVHEKGDGMEDCGKINEGRGIQRLEAMLLALDEINSSDRILPGLQLGAHILDTCSKDTYALEQSLDFVRASLTKVHDPGFICPDGSRPIQNEVPLAISGVIGGSYSDVSIQVANLLRLFQIPQISYASTSAKLSDKTRYDYFARTVPPDFYQAKAMAEILRYFNWTYVSTVASEGDYGETGIDAFQQEARSRQICIATSAKVSRSMNRQGYENVIRSLQQKSNAKVVILFTRSEDARELLVAAARMNVTFTWVASDGWGAQEGLVRGSETAADGAFTIELASYPVREFEDYFTKLNPSTNMRNPWFREFWEHRFDCNLQEPGCADYSLRDGTFEQESKIMFVVNAVYAMAYALHNMRQAVCSNTSKVCDAMKPGNGKRFYKEFILKTKFEAPFKPADTENMVRFDSVGDGISRYNIFHYHKDEGKFVYKKVGYWDQNLTLNTTMVHWRGDVPPTSQCSDPCRKNEVKSMQPGDVCCWICIPCQSYQYLQDEFTCADCSFGQWPLANLTGCYDLPEEYIRWEDAWAIGPVTISCLGILCTLSVVGVFFKHNETPVVKASGRELSYILLLGVLMCYSMTFIYITKPSTAVCTLRRLGLGTSFAVCYSALLTKTNRIARIFSGVKDGAQRPRFISPASQVAICGALISCQLLVAVIWLLVEVPGVRKEVSPERRNIVTLKCNSRDTSMLISLTYNCILIILCTVYAFKTRKCPENFNEAKFIGFTMYTTCIIWLAFQPIFYVTASDYRVQTTTMCISVSLSGSVVLGCLFAPKVHIILFQPQKNVATLRVTTNRFSTTVSTSASAPSSSFSKGSASNYVPAVCNGREVVDSTTSSL; translated from the exons ATGCTGAGTGCAGTGCTCTGCCCCAAGTCGCAGGCCAATTCGGCACATTACTGGCCTCTCCATGTGTTCCTTCTCGAGCTGCTGATACCAGGAGTCCTGCCTAGTATTTCCAGACTGCCCCCTTCAGCCAAACGTGAGATCATCGTCGATGGGGACTTGGTGATTGGAGGCCTGTTCCCGGTGCACGAAAAAGGCGATGGAATGGAAGACTGTGGTAAGATCAACGAGGGGAGAGGGATCCAGAGACTGGAAGCCATGCTGCTGGCACTTGATGAGATTAACTCCAGCGATCGCATCCTTCCTGGTCTCCAGCTGGGGGCTCACATCCTGGACACCTGCTCGAAAGACACTTATGCTCTGGAGCAGTCGCTAGATTTTGTAAGAGCATCCCTCACTAAGGTGCACGACCCAGGTTTCATCTGCCCAGACGGCTCGAGACCAATTCAAAATGAGGTTCCACTGGCCATCTCAGGGGTTATCGGAGGATCTTACAGTGATGTTTCAATTCAG GTGGCTAACCTCCTGCGACTGTTCCAGATCCCTCAGATCAGCTATGCCTCTACTAGTGCAAAGCTCAGTGATAAAACCCGCTATGACTACTTCGCTCGCACCGTGCCCCCTGACTTCTACCAAGCTAAAGCAATGGCTGAGATTCTGCGTTACTTTAACTGGACATACGTGTCAACAGTAGCATCAGAGGGTGACTATGGTGAAACAGGCATTGACGCCTTCCAGCAGGAGGCCCGCTCTCGCCAAATCTGCATTGCCACTTCAGCCAAAGTGAGTCGTTCCATGAACCGCCAGGGCTATGAGAATGTGATCCGCTCCTTGCAACAAAAGTCTAACGCAAAGGTTGTCATCCTGTTCACGCGCAGTGAGGACGCTCGCGAGCTCCTTGTGGCTGCTGCCAGAATGAATGTCACTTTCACTTGGGTGGCCAGTGATGGGTGGGGAGCACAGGAGGGTTTGGTGAGGGGCAGCGAGACTGCAGCAGATGGAGCTTTCACCATTGAACTAGCCTCCTATCCTGTCAGAGAGTTTGAAGactactttaccaaactgaacCCATCGACCAATATGAGGAACCCGTGGTTCAGGGAGTTCTGGGAGCACCGGTTTGACTGCAACCTACAGGAGCCTGGCTGTGCTGACTACAGCTTACGAGATGGAACTTTCGAACAGGAATCCAAAATCATGTTTGTGGTGAACGCAGTCTATGCGATGGCCTATGCCCTGCACAACATGAGGCAAGCAGTGTGCTCCAACACATCTAAGGTCTGCGATGCTATGAAACCAGGTAATGGCAAAAGGTTCTACAAGGAGTTCATCTTGAAGACCAAATTTGAAG CACCATTCAAAcctgcagacacagagaacATGGTGCGCTTTGATTCAGTTGGTGATGGCATAAGCCGCTACAACATCTTTCATTACCACAAAGACGAGGGGAAGTTCGTCTACAAGAAAGTTGGTTACTGGGACCAGAACCTGACCTTGAATACCACCATGGTGCACTGGCGTGGTGATGTGCCACCAACCTCCCAATGTAGTGACCCTTGCAGGAAGAATGAAGTGAAGAGCATGCAGCCTGGTGATGTGTGCTGCTGGATCTGTATTCCCTGTCAGTCCTACCAGTACCTGCAGGATGAGTTCACCTGTGCTGACTGTAGTTTCGGTCAGTGGCCTCTGGCTAACTTGACTGGCTGCTATGATCTGCCTGAAGAATACATCCGGTGGGAGGATGCCTGGGCTATTGGGCCTGTTACCATTTCTTGCCTTGGCATACTGTGTACCCTGTCAGTAGTAGGGGTATTCTTCAAGCACAATGAAACACCGGTGGTTAAAGCAAGTGGACGTGAGCTCTCCTACATCCTGTTGTTGGGAGTGCTGATGTGCTACAGCATGACCTTTATCTACATCACCAAGCCTTCCACAGCTGTTTGCACCCTACGCCGTCTAGGCCTGGGGACCTCCTTCGCAGTATGTTACTCAGCTCTCCTAACCAAGACGAACCGCATCGCTCGCATCTTCAGTGGGGTAAAGGATGGAGCGCAGCGGCCACGTTTCATCAGCCCGGCCTCCCAGGTAGCAATCTGTGGTGCTCTTATCTCCTGCCAGCTTCTAGTGGCTGTTATCTGGCTGCTTGTGGAGGTGCCAGGGGTTCGAAAGGAGGTGAGCCCAGAGAGGAGAAACATTGTTACGCTCAAGTGCAACAGTAGGGACACCAGCATGCTCATCTCTCTCACCTACAATTGCATTCTCATCATCCTCTGCACCGTCTACGCTTTCAAGACAAGAAAGTGTCCCGAAAACTTCAACGAGGCCAAGTTCATTGGGTTTACCATGTACACCACCTGCATCATCTGGCTCGCCTTTCAGCCTATCTTCTACGTCACAGCCAGTGACTACAGG